A stretch of Methanosphaerula palustris E1-9c DNA encodes these proteins:
- a CDS encoding hybrid sensor histidine kinase/response regulator, producing the protein MTDSGSESTKNKISILYVDDEQDLLTVTKFFLERAGEFRVDTMTSAQEALNSPLIQSYDVIISDYQMPGMDGIAFLKAVRERFGTIAFILFTGRGREEVVIDAINNGADFYLQKGGEPKSQFAELTHQIRRAVQQRRAEISIRDLERREADIIDFLPDATFAIDRFGTIIAWNRAMEEMTGVPTRDILGKGDYEYSIPFYGQRQPSLIDLINEANDVITKKYAQITQQKDTLIADSTITMPTGKTISFIGKASPLYNQQGEVVGAIETIRDITELKSAEESLRESEGRFSAFMEHLPVTAFIKDDQSTNLFVNRRMVEVFGEQEWIGTSVYNQFPKEAAEKMVEDDHQTLRDGYRRTIETLQGRDGTKKIYETYKFRIDREKKPPLIGGFAVDITDQKQVEDALRESEERYRNVVEDQTEFISRFLPDGTHVFVNEAYCGYFGMKRDEILGHRFRPNIPIEDQEPVKQFFESLTPDHPADSIEHRIIMPDGTIRWHRWNDHAIFDPSGTIVEYQSVGQDITEQRQKEQVLYENEQHLNSIYNTVEDVIYQLTVEPGGQYRFTSVNAAFSRITGIPTEEIFGKTVNEIIPEPSLSMVLEKYRQAIDEKTLVHWEEISVYPNGQLTGEVSIAPIFDTEGNCTHLIGSVHDITERKRIEHTLRESEEKFRSLAESSPDYIMRYDQKCRHTYMNPAALLASGLTKEQIIGKTHRESGYDDDLSKFWEERITGVFETRKPFQTQFAWDSVDGRVVLDWMLTPEFSDDGTVRSVLGVSRDITQLKLIEEELLRKNEELYASYEQIAASEEELRSNLEELRRQEMALRESEERYRKIFENSPLGMVLATPDFRFISVNPTWVTMTGYSEEELIHLSFTDITHPDNLAGDLEHMKDLAAGTIPVYGTEKRYIRKDGSILWGLLRVTAIRDHQGSLSYFAGQIEDITERKLADDALLESEEKYHNLYRNSTLGIFHSTMEGKFIDVNPAMARMLGYTDPEEVVTAITSIADQVYVERPMYDSVVQGMLEGGGIINRENHYRRRDGTQWYGNLNLRIVPDQQGKPHHYEGFVEDITERKLAEETLRTSKDQYDTMVSHIPVGIYILRGTPEGSCSFDFVSPKLAEMFNVSAENFLADQKMGFEPIHLDDLRSLLKLSYEKYYQKRFQQPQLFEWDGRTLVGGEVKWIHIESSPVLQENGDVLWNGIVTDITERRRAEEGLRRANRKLTLLSGITRHDLKNQILSLNGYLEISKEYIDDAAKMSEYLTKEEEITKKIEGQIAFTEEYEAIGVNAPTWQDCRTLVEIASQQASLGNITVKNDIPSKIDVFADPLIIKVFYNLMDNAVRHGGTITTIRFSAQESGADLRVICEDDGIGILAGVKEKIFDHGVGKNTGLGLFLTREILSITDIIIQENGEPGKGARFEITVPKKGWTGFLSHNGVE; encoded by the coding sequence ATGACAGATTCAGGATCCGAGTCCACCAAAAACAAGATCTCCATCCTCTATGTTGATGACGAGCAGGATCTCCTCACGGTAACCAAGTTCTTCCTAGAGCGTGCAGGTGAGTTCAGGGTCGACACCATGACATCGGCCCAGGAAGCACTGAACTCCCCTCTTATTCAATCATACGACGTCATCATCTCTGATTATCAGATGCCGGGGATGGATGGGATCGCTTTTTTAAAAGCCGTCAGGGAACGGTTCGGCACCATTGCCTTCATTCTTTTCACCGGGCGAGGTCGTGAAGAGGTTGTCATCGATGCGATCAACAACGGAGCCGATTTCTATCTCCAGAAAGGCGGAGAGCCAAAGAGTCAGTTTGCCGAGCTCACCCATCAAATCCGCCGAGCTGTCCAGCAGAGAAGGGCTGAAATCAGTATCCGGGATCTTGAACGCAGAGAAGCCGATATCATCGACTTCCTGCCGGATGCAACCTTTGCAATCGACCGATTTGGGACAATTATCGCATGGAACCGTGCCATGGAAGAGATGACCGGTGTACCGACCAGGGATATACTGGGAAAGGGAGATTATGAGTACTCAATCCCGTTCTACGGGCAACGGCAGCCGAGCCTGATCGATCTGATCAATGAAGCGAATGATGTCATTACTAAAAAATATGCACAGATCACCCAACAGAAGGATACCCTGATCGCCGATTCAACAATAACCATGCCGACCGGAAAGACAATCTCATTCATTGGAAAAGCCAGCCCGCTCTACAATCAGCAGGGAGAGGTCGTTGGTGCAATCGAAACCATCCGGGACATCACCGAGTTAAAATCGGCGGAAGAGAGTCTGCGTGAAAGTGAAGGACGGTTCTCCGCATTCATGGAGCACCTGCCAGTAACGGCGTTCATCAAAGATGATCAATCCACCAACCTCTTTGTCAACAGACGTATGGTGGAGGTCTTTGGCGAGCAGGAATGGATTGGAACCTCCGTCTATAACCAGTTTCCAAAGGAAGCGGCAGAAAAGATGGTCGAAGACGATCATCAGACACTCAGGGATGGCTATCGAAGAACCATTGAAACCCTTCAGGGAAGAGATGGCACCAAAAAAATTTATGAGACCTATAAATTCCGGATCGATCGTGAGAAAAAACCACCGCTGATCGGTGGTTTCGCAGTGGATATCACCGACCAGAAACAAGTTGAAGATGCTCTCCGCGAGAGCGAAGAACGATATCGAAATGTTGTCGAAGACCAGACCGAATTTATCTCGCGGTTTTTACCTGACGGGACGCATGTCTTTGTGAACGAGGCATATTGCGGGTATTTCGGAATGAAACGTGACGAGATCCTCGGGCACCGATTCCGGCCAAATATCCCCATCGAAGACCAGGAGCCCGTGAAACAGTTCTTTGAATCCTTAACACCAGACCACCCCGCCGATTCCATTGAACATCGGATCATCATGCCGGATGGCACCATACGATGGCACCGATGGAACGACCATGCGATCTTCGATCCTTCTGGAACGATCGTCGAATATCAGTCAGTGGGCCAGGACATTACCGAACAGAGACAAAAGGAGCAAGTACTGTATGAAAACGAACAACACCTGAATTCCATCTATAATACTGTCGAAGACGTCATCTATCAACTGACCGTCGAACCTGGTGGGCAGTACCGTTTTACTTCCGTTAACGCGGCTTTTAGCAGAATAACCGGAATTCCCACTGAGGAAATTTTCGGCAAGACAGTGAACGAGATCATCCCCGAACCGTCTCTCTCCATGGTTCTGGAAAAATACAGACAGGCCATCGATGAAAAGACCCTCGTTCACTGGGAGGAGATCTCAGTCTACCCCAATGGACAGCTGACCGGAGAAGTCAGCATCGCTCCCATCTTTGATACGGAAGGAAACTGTACACACCTCATCGGATCGGTGCATGACATCACCGAGCGCAAACGGATAGAACACACACTGCGAGAGAGCGAGGAAAAGTTCCGCTCTCTTGCTGAGAGCAGCCCGGATTATATCATGCGGTATGACCAGAAGTGTCGCCATACCTACATGAACCCCGCGGCACTCCTCGCATCAGGACTTACAAAAGAACAGATTATTGGCAAAACACACCGCGAAAGCGGATATGACGATGACCTGAGCAAGTTCTGGGAAGAGAGAATAACCGGGGTCTTTGAGACCAGGAAACCGTTCCAGACCCAGTTCGCATGGGACAGTGTCGACGGACGAGTAGTTCTTGACTGGATGCTGACCCCGGAATTCTCTGATGACGGAACGGTTCGATCGGTACTGGGCGTATCACGGGATATTACGCAATTAAAACTGATAGAAGAGGAACTTTTAAGGAAAAACGAAGAACTTTACGCTTCCTATGAGCAGATCGCCGCATCAGAAGAGGAACTACGGTCCAATTTAGAGGAACTGAGACGACAGGAGATGGCGCTGCGGGAGAGCGAAGAGCGCTACCGGAAGATCTTCGAGAACAGCCCGCTTGGCATGGTCCTTGCCACGCCGGATTTTCGATTTATTTCTGTCAACCCCACTTGGGTAACCATGACCGGCTATAGTGAAGAGGAATTGATTCACCTCTCATTTACGGATATCACGCATCCGGATAATCTCGCCGGCGACCTGGAACATATGAAGGACCTTGCTGCGGGAACAATTCCGGTATATGGTACGGAAAAACGGTATATCAGAAAAGACGGCAGCATCCTCTGGGGATTACTCAGGGTGACGGCGATCCGTGATCACCAGGGTTCGCTCAGTTATTTCGCAGGTCAGATAGAGGATATCACCGAGCGCAAACTGGCTGATGATGCACTGCTGGAGAGCGAGGAGAAGTATCACAATCTCTATCGTAATTCCACCCTCGGTATCTTCCATTCCACCATGGAAGGAAAATTTATCGATGTCAACCCTGCTATGGCAAGGATGCTGGGGTATACCGATCCGGAAGAGGTGGTAACTGCTATCACCAGTATTGCCGATCAGGTCTATGTTGAACGACCAATGTACGACAGTGTCGTACAGGGCATGCTGGAGGGAGGAGGAATCATCAACAGAGAGAACCACTATCGTCGGAGAGACGGTACCCAGTGGTATGGAAATCTGAATCTGCGTATTGTTCCTGATCAACAGGGCAAACCACACCATTACGAAGGGTTCGTAGAGGATATCACTGAACGCAAACTGGCTGAAGAAACGCTTCGTACTAGCAAAGATCAGTATGATACTATGGTCTCACATATACCCGTGGGCATCTACATCCTGCGTGGTACACCAGAGGGATCCTGCTCGTTCGACTTTGTCAGCCCTAAACTGGCAGAGATGTTCAACGTGAGTGCCGAAAATTTTCTGGCAGATCAGAAGATGGGGTTCGAACCGATACACCTCGATGATTTAAGATCTCTCCTCAAATTAAGTTATGAAAAATATTATCAGAAGCGATTTCAACAACCGCAACTCTTCGAATGGGATGGACGGACTCTCGTCGGGGGGGAGGTAAAGTGGATTCATATTGAATCATCACCCGTGCTGCAGGAAAATGGAGATGTCTTATGGAATGGCATCGTGACCGACATCACCGAGCGCAGGCGGGCAGAGGAAGGTCTTCGCCGGGCAAACAGAAAACTCACCCTTCTGTCAGGTATCACGCGTCATGACCTGAAAAATCAGATCCTCTCTTTAAATGGATATCTTGAAATTTCAAAAGAATATATCGATGACGCCGCAAAGATGTCGGAATACCTCACGAAGGAAGAGGAGATTACAAAAAAAATTGAAGGCCAGATCGCCTTCACCGAAGAATACGAGGCGATTGGCGTCAATGCTCCCACATGGCAGGACTGTCGCACTCTTGTCGAGATCGCGTCACAACAAGCTTCGCTTGGAAATATCACAGTCAAAAATGATATTCCCTCAAAAATAGACGTCTTTGCCGATCCGTTAATTATCAAGGTCTTTTACAACTTGATGGATAATGCAGTCAGGCATGGTGGGACAATTACGACCATACGGTTCTCTGCGCAGGAATCTGGTGCTGATCTTCGTGTCATCTGCGAGGATGACGGCATTGGCATCCTAGCAGGGGTAAAGGAGAAGATCTTCGATCACGGGGTGGGGAAGAACACAGGACTCGGACTCTTTCTCACCCGCGAGATCCTGTCCATCACCGATATCATCATCCAGGAGAACGGAGAGCCGGGGAAAGGAGCACGCTTCGAGATCACAGTGCCGAAAAAGGGATGGACCGGCTTCCTATCCCACAATGGGGTGGAGTGA
- a CDS encoding flavin reductase family protein, producing MEKITLGPMPYMGVMPTLLVGANVKGTPNYMAAAWATVACMAPPMVCVAINKERYTAQGIEENGTFSLNIPSVHQAVETDHCGLVSGAKEDKSGVFTSFYGKLETAPLAGECPVNIECRVFQSVDLGSHRLYIGEVVEIHADKACLTDGKPDITKVNPIVYGPGTYFGVGSQVERAFSAGLKYRKE from the coding sequence ATGGAAAAGATCACACTCGGCCCGATGCCGTACATGGGTGTCATGCCCACTCTGCTTGTGGGTGCTAACGTCAAGGGTACACCGAACTACATGGCCGCTGCATGGGCCACCGTTGCCTGCATGGCGCCGCCGATGGTCTGCGTTGCTATCAATAAGGAACGGTATACCGCACAGGGGATCGAGGAGAACGGAACTTTCAGCCTGAACATACCGTCGGTACACCAGGCGGTCGAGACCGATCACTGCGGTCTCGTCTCCGGTGCGAAGGAGGATAAGTCAGGGGTCTTCACATCGTTCTACGGGAAACTGGAGACCGCGCCCCTGGCTGGGGAGTGCCCGGTCAACATCGAATGCCGGGTCTTTCAGTCGGTCGACTTGGGGAGCCACCGGCTGTACATCGGCGAGGTTGTGGAGATCCATGCCGACAAAGCCTGTCTGACGGACGGAAAACCGGATATCACGAAGGTCAACCCGATTGTATATGGTCCGGGCACCTACTTCGGTGTGGGAAGTCAGGTCGAGCGGGCCTTCTCGGCCGGATTGAAGTATAGAAAGGAGTGA
- a CDS encoding DUF169 domain-containing protein, with product MQACEALPDDEPVVRSLCCFGIGEQIRNMGALVHFDRDDPFSPVIAPWGSACSTYITFPAGLAENTPPDTAFMGPQEPTLNRSLPPEMMALGIPAEMAMRMVKNLDASFVTRRPTVTFPNHERRSDR from the coding sequence GTGCAGGCATGCGAAGCCCTTCCGGACGACGAACCTGTTGTCAGGTCCCTCTGCTGCTTTGGCATCGGCGAGCAGATCCGAAACATGGGGGCGCTCGTGCACTTCGACCGGGACGACCCGTTCTCACCGGTCATCGCCCCCTGGGGATCCGCCTGTTCGACCTATATCACGTTTCCGGCCGGCCTTGCAGAGAATACGCCGCCCGATACCGCGTTCATGGGTCCGCAGGAACCGACCCTGAACAGATCCCTTCCCCCTGAGATGATGGCTCTGGGAATTCCTGCAGAGATGGCTATGCGGATGGTGAAGAACTTGGACGCCTCGTTCGTCACCCGCAGACCGACGGTGACATTTCCCAACCATGAGCGGCGATCGGATCGATAG
- a CDS encoding DUF169 domain-containing protein → MKSITAERLRPDFEPVALLWSDTKPDGALQIKPHAQTCIMPFFAQVVTKGKTAVFDRDTCGCPGARAGLGFGNGYYDAFSGAGTAFMAAFFVKGAESSRDPDAYCAIVQHVPKKEQAKFIRGERLHSSTEKAERFMTRDLPITDIAERYVIVTPLSQVKPGERPVVVIFVANPLQIAGLVTLVGAIREGTDPVRVPPMAACQQIGAFVYDEAKMEHPRAVLGYTDLAARANVGAALPEHMFTFAVPFSLFMEMEEEAEDGVFDGPIWRGLVGEV, encoded by the coding sequence ATGAAGAGCATCACTGCCGAGAGACTCCGGCCTGACTTCGAACCCGTCGCACTTCTCTGGAGCGATACAAAACCGGACGGTGCATTGCAGATAAAACCGCATGCCCAGACCTGCATCATGCCTTTCTTTGCACAGGTCGTGACGAAGGGGAAGACCGCCGTCTTTGACCGGGACACCTGTGGATGCCCCGGTGCCCGTGCCGGCCTCGGTTTTGGCAACGGATACTACGACGCCTTCAGTGGCGCCGGCACCGCGTTCATGGCCGCCTTCTTTGTGAAAGGTGCAGAGAGCAGCAGAGATCCGGATGCTTACTGTGCGATCGTACAGCATGTCCCCAAAAAGGAGCAGGCTAAATTCATTCGGGGTGAACGCCTGCATTCGAGTACAGAGAAGGCGGAGCGGTTCATGACCAGGGACCTGCCGATCACGGATATCGCCGAGCGATACGTGATCGTCACCCCCTTAAGTCAGGTGAAACCCGGTGAGCGCCCGGTCGTCGTGATCTTTGTCGCCAACCCGTTGCAGATCGCCGGGCTCGTCACGCTGGTCGGCGCGATCCGTGAGGGCACCGATCCCGTTAGGGTTCCGCCCATGGCCGCCTGCCAGCAGATCGGGGCGTTTGTGTACGATGAGGCGAAGATGGAGCACCCGCGGGCAGTCCTCGGGTATACGGATCTTGCGGCACGGGCGAATGTGGGAGCAGCCCTGCCTGAGCATATGTTCACGTTTGCCGTCCCCTTCTCTCTCTTTATGGAGATGGAGGAAGAGGCAGAGGACGGCGTCTTCGACGGCCCGATCTGGAGGGGGCTCGTTGGAGAGGTATGA
- a CDS encoding flavodoxin family protein: protein MKVIGLIASPRGKDSNTLKLVKAVLAGAEDEGAKTELVDIYTVRIEYCTACGTCYATGECPLLDDFPDIFDRMMNADGIVLGAPNYIDSVPAPMKALFDRMADAIHCQMLTGKFGCSVCTAGGSGEQEVVGYMNRVLTTLGTTAVGGVGVAIGRDPAALGRGEEEARALGKRLAQSIRGEHVYPEQDEIHLQRREYFCQLVKYNKDRFIHEYDWYVQMGWMT from the coding sequence ATGAAAGTAATCGGATTGATCGCAAGTCCCAGGGGAAAGGATAGCAATACGCTTAAACTGGTGAAAGCCGTTCTGGCGGGTGCAGAGGACGAAGGGGCAAAGACCGAACTTGTCGACATTTACACGGTGCGGATCGAATACTGCACGGCCTGCGGCACCTGCTATGCGACCGGGGAGTGCCCCCTGCTCGACGATTTCCCGGATATCTTCGACCGGATGATGAACGCCGACGGGATTGTGCTCGGTGCTCCCAATTATATCGATTCCGTGCCCGCACCGATGAAAGCCCTCTTCGATCGGATGGCGGATGCCATCCACTGCCAGATGCTGACCGGAAAGTTCGGGTGTTCGGTCTGCACGGCCGGGGGGAGTGGCGAGCAGGAGGTTGTGGGGTATATGAACAGAGTCCTCACAACGCTCGGCACGACGGCGGTCGGAGGAGTGGGCGTTGCGATCGGCAGGGATCCGGCAGCTCTTGGTAGGGGCGAAGAGGAAGCCCGTGCACTAGGAAAGCGACTGGCCCAGTCGATCCGGGGTGAACACGTCTACCCCGAACAGGATGAGATTCACCTGCAGAGGAGGGAGTACTTCTGCCAGCTGGTGAAATACAACAAGGACCGGTTCATCCACGAATACGACTGGTATGTCCAGATGGGCTGGATGACCTGA
- the tsaA gene encoding tRNA (N6-threonylcarbamoyladenosine(37)-N6)-methyltransferase TrmO: MNLDPIIFRPIGVIWSPFNDPVGMPIQPGGARGVRGEVEVDPAFAGGLVDLHEFSRIILLYAFHRSEGYRLRVVPFLDTCEHGVFATRAPRRPNPIGLSVVRLVGVDDCRLLIEDVDILDGTPLLDIKPYVSSFDAFPDEKTGWFGRTRQEIHEVRSDCRFADAGPLGDEDSWEA; the protein is encoded by the coding sequence ATGAATCTTGATCCAATCATTTTCCGCCCGATCGGCGTGATCTGGTCCCCCTTCAACGACCCGGTCGGGATGCCGATCCAACCCGGCGGGGCCCGGGGAGTGCGCGGGGAGGTCGAGGTCGACCCTGCCTTCGCCGGCGGGCTCGTCGATCTTCACGAGTTCTCGCGGATCATCCTGCTCTACGCTTTCCACCGCTCCGAGGGATACCGGCTGCGGGTGGTCCCGTTCCTCGACACCTGCGAGCACGGGGTCTTCGCCACCCGGGCACCGCGCCGGCCGAATCCGATCGGCCTCTCCGTCGTCAGACTCGTCGGGGTCGACGACTGCCGGCTGCTGATCGAGGACGTCGATATCCTCGACGGGACGCCTCTCCTCGACATCAAGCCCTACGTGTCATCATTCGACGCCTTCCCCGACGAGAAGACCGGATGGTTCGGTCGGACCAGGCAGGAGATCCATGAAGTCCGGTCGGATTGTCGGTTTGCCGATGCCGGGCCTCTGGGTGATGAAGACTCCTGGGAGGCGTGA
- a CDS encoding pyridoxamine 5'-phosphate oxidase family protein, which translates to MSSKLVDYFNKQPRIGTISTSGKDGKVDVAVMGSPQMTDEKTVVLGTGSNRTLANLHENPNAVYMILEPGKALMDWKGVRVYLKAKDLATSGPVLDTYKQNIAAAVGKDAADMIHTLATFEVVEVRPIVDMGQGWEKSI; encoded by the coding sequence ATGTCGTCAAAACTGGTGGACTATTTCAACAAGCAGCCGAGGATCGGAACGATCAGCACGTCTGGAAAGGACGGAAAGGTCGATGTCGCGGTGATGGGCTCTCCGCAGATGACCGATGAGAAGACCGTGGTCCTCGGAACCGGCTCGAATCGCACGCTCGCAAATCTCCATGAGAACCCGAACGCGGTCTATATGATCCTGGAACCCGGGAAGGCTCTCATGGACTGGAAGGGGGTCCGGGTCTACCTGAAGGCGAAGGACCTGGCGACATCGGGCCCGGTGCTCGACACCTACAAGCAGAATATCGCCGCAGCGGTCGGGAAGGATGCGGCGGATATGATCCATACGCTCGCGACCTTCGAGGTCGTCGAGGTCCGGCCTATCGTGGACATGGGACAGGGATGGGAGAAATCGATCTGA
- a CDS encoding DUF4118 domain-containing protein: MTGDDGRPLPDDLLSLAREDDRRRTEGKLTVYLGYASGVGKTYTMLADALGWRTAGTDVVIGYVETHGRPETDALAARLEAVQPKVVDYLGIHLNEMDLDAVLARNPAVVLVDELAHTMAPGQRHTKRYQEIEELLRAGISVCTTVNIQHIESEHDAVARITGIQVHETVPDTFLELAGDLRLIDLPPDQLVERLHAGKVYIQDMAALAVARFFTPANLIALRQLALRFVAGSTDRELVGLMHSQAIAGPWPAAERVLVGVRTGPYADQMVRAGYRVASRLQAEWIVLSVETEDDLGAPVKDQAHLREALETARRLGGRVVRYRAEDVAGEIIRHAKRNNVTTILLGKPRGLGLFLSPVYRVMRHTQGIALHLVDPIERTRIPIRRQLPIPSIPDAGIALVLIGGVAAVNVTLRDTLSPSNLLIIQLIPVVIAALFLGRAASVFAVAVSILLFDILFVPPYYTIAISDWQYFISFIGYLVVALVISNLASRLRYLLPQIRESEATVAAMSGLSKDLDVATTRQEVFERLVDHLHQVTGGPVTVLIPKGGELARTAGDPTYPLDEKEEAIAAWVYENRRPAGQGMETLPAGHGRYLPLVVSGRALGVVGVMPEEHGGPADEVLEGMVRLGSLVLDRLA; the protein is encoded by the coding sequence ATGACCGGGGATGACGGTCGTCCGTTGCCGGACGACCTGCTCTCCCTGGCCCGGGAGGACGACCGGCGCAGGACCGAAGGGAAACTGACCGTCTACCTCGGGTACGCGTCCGGCGTCGGCAAGACCTATACGATGCTCGCCGACGCCCTCGGCTGGCGCACCGCAGGGACCGACGTTGTGATCGGCTACGTGGAGACCCACGGCCGGCCCGAGACCGATGCGCTCGCCGCGAGGCTGGAGGCGGTCCAGCCGAAGGTCGTGGACTATTTGGGCATACACCTCAATGAGATGGACCTCGATGCGGTGCTCGCCCGGAACCCGGCCGTGGTCCTCGTCGACGAGCTGGCCCACACCATGGCGCCCGGCCAGCGGCATACGAAGCGGTATCAGGAGATCGAAGAACTCCTCCGGGCCGGGATCTCGGTCTGCACGACCGTGAATATCCAGCACATCGAGAGCGAACACGACGCGGTCGCCCGGATCACCGGCATCCAGGTCCACGAGACGGTTCCCGATACGTTCCTTGAACTGGCCGGCGATCTCCGGCTGATCGATCTGCCGCCTGACCAGCTCGTCGAGCGGCTGCACGCCGGCAAGGTCTATATTCAGGACATGGCCGCCCTGGCGGTCGCCCGTTTCTTCACGCCGGCTAACCTGATCGCGCTCCGGCAGCTGGCCCTCCGGTTCGTCGCCGGGTCCACGGATCGGGAACTGGTCGGGCTGATGCACTCGCAGGCGATCGCCGGACCCTGGCCGGCTGCAGAGCGGGTGCTGGTCGGGGTCAGGACCGGGCCGTACGCCGACCAGATGGTCAGGGCCGGGTACCGGGTGGCCAGCCGGCTCCAGGCTGAATGGATCGTCCTCTCGGTCGAGACCGAGGACGACCTCGGGGCCCCGGTGAAGGATCAGGCACACCTCCGCGAGGCCCTGGAGACGGCCCGGCGGCTCGGCGGCCGGGTCGTCCGGTACCGGGCCGAGGACGTGGCCGGCGAGATCATCCGGCATGCGAAGCGGAACAACGTGACCACCATCCTGCTCGGCAAGCCCCGGGGGCTCGGACTCTTCCTCTCGCCGGTCTACCGGGTGATGCGGCATACCCAGGGGATTGCGCTGCATCTGGTCGATCCCATCGAGCGTACACGGATTCCGATCCGTCGACAGCTCCCCATCCCTTCGATCCCCGATGCCGGTATCGCCCTGGTTCTGATCGGGGGGGTGGCGGCGGTGAACGTCACGCTCCGGGACACGCTCAGTCCGTCGAACCTGTTGATCATCCAGTTGATCCCGGTCGTGATCGCTGCGCTCTTCCTGGGGAGAGCAGCGTCGGTCTTCGCGGTCGCCGTCAGCATCCTGCTCTTCGATATCCTCTTCGTCCCGCCGTACTACACGATCGCCATCTCGGACTGGCAGTACTTCATCTCGTTCATCGGTTACCTGGTCGTCGCCCTGGTGATCAGCAACCTCGCCAGCCGGCTCCGGTACCTGCTCCCGCAGATCCGCGAGAGCGAGGCGACGGTCGCGGCTATGTCCGGCCTCTCGAAGGACCTCGACGTGGCGACGACCCGGCAGGAGGTCTTCGAACGGCTCGTCGACCATCTCCACCAGGTCACCGGGGGGCCGGTGACCGTGCTGATCCCGAAGGGCGGGGAACTGGCCCGGACGGCTGGGGACCCGACGTATCCGCTCGACGAGAAGGAGGAGGCGATCGCGGCCTGGGTATACGAGAACCGGAGGCCGGCCGGGCAGGGGATGGAGACCCTCCCCGCCGGTCATGGTCGGTACCTCCCGCTGGTCGTATCGGGCCGTGCCCTGGGGGTCGTCGGGGTGATGCCTGAGGAGCATGGTGGGCCGGCCGACGAGGTGCTCGAGGGGATGGTCCGGCTCGGTTCGCTGGTGCTCGACCGGCTGGCGTGA
- the kdpC gene encoding potassium-transporting ATPase subunit KdpC: MTLRASLRAAVVLFGGCLLVLGLLYPLAMTGIAGVVFPVQAHGSLMYDVNGSVSGSELIARPVTDPRYFQPRPSAVSYNASASGGSNLGPTNPVFLDQVNTSIASLRDAGVTGPIPAELVMASASGLDPDLSVEAALVQAPAVAAARNSSVDEIRALVIAHRVTDLMPFHPEYVNVNTLNQALDGR, encoded by the coding sequence ATGACCCTCCGTGCTTCGCTCCGGGCTGCCGTCGTCCTCTTCGGCGGTTGCCTGCTCGTGCTCGGTCTCCTCTACCCGCTCGCCATGACCGGCATTGCGGGTGTCGTCTTCCCTGTGCAGGCGCACGGCTCGTTGATGTACGACGTAAACGGTTCGGTCTCGGGCTCTGAACTGATCGCACGGCCGGTGACCGACCCGCGCTACTTCCAGCCTCGCCCCTCGGCCGTCTCCTACAACGCGTCGGCGTCGGGGGGATCGAATCTCGGGCCGACGAACCCCGTCTTCCTCGACCAGGTGAACACCTCGATCGCGAGTCTTCGTGACGCCGGGGTGACCGGCCCGATCCCGGCCGAGCTCGTGATGGCCTCGGCGAGCGGGCTGGACCCCGACCTCTCGGTCGAGGCTGCCCTGGTCCAGGCCCCGGCCGTTGCAGCGGCCCGGAACAGTTCTGTCGATGAGATCCGGGCCCTCGTCATCGCTCACAGGGTCACCGACCTGATGCCGTTCCATCCGGAGTATGTGAATGTGAACACCCTCAATCAGGCGCTCGATGGGCGATGA